In a genomic window of Coprococcus eutactus:
- a CDS encoding SGNH/GDSL hydrolase family protein — MNSKSIKKLIKSIIFVVLFATMLAVLCEVFTPKTSDLQGGMTNPNARGFYGERKNSIDLLVLGDSNAYCAYSPMFIWKKYGIPSYVAAEGNQNIVGALNILDEVLECQSPKVMVFDVNMLWSGKTDTQRTEDCITNILYKYVPIIKYHNRWKNMSLGDGFKGKNYTYRSSTRGQNLSRKVLPYVGEDKMQESDEVDDIPWITKFFFEKLLKKCEENGIKVVLMETPTATSWTYARHVAMEAYAEEHDMTFIDFNTLTGKYAIDWSEDTRYGGMHMNSYGARKVTAYLGKYLTSNYTFENKQNDIEYANWNKEYAEYRSYMLKKKIYIEVDSDDVQEPGNAGEGE; from the coding sequence ATGAATAGCAAGAGTATTAAGAAACTGATAAAGTCAATTATATTTGTGGTACTGTTTGCAACAATGCTGGCGGTGCTGTGTGAGGTATTTACACCTAAGACAAGCGATCTGCAGGGAGGAATGACAAATCCAAATGCCAGGGGATTTTACGGAGAAAGGAAGAATTCCATAGACCTTTTGGTACTTGGTGACAGCAATGCATACTGTGCGTATTCACCTATGTTTATATGGAAGAAATATGGTATACCATCATATGTAGCAGCAGAGGGAAACCAAAATATCGTGGGTGCACTAAATATACTAGATGAGGTGCTTGAGTGTCAGTCACCCAAGGTTATGGTATTTGATGTGAATATGCTGTGGTCGGGAAAAACCGATACACAGCGGACAGAAGACTGCATAACAAATATACTGTATAAGTATGTGCCGATCATAAAGTATCACAACAGATGGAAGAATATGTCTCTGGGCGATGGATTTAAGGGCAAGAACTATACTTACAGATCAAGTACCCGCGGACAGAATTTAAGCAGGAAGGTTCTTCCATATGTTGGCGAGGATAAGATGCAGGAATCGGATGAGGTTGATGACATCCCATGGATAACGAAATTCTTTTTTGAAAAGCTTTTAAAAAAATGTGAAGAAAATGGAATAAAAGTGGTTCTTATGGAGACTCCAACTGCAACTTCGTGGACATATGCAAGACATGTTGCTATGGAAGCTTATGCGGAAGAGCACGATATGACATTTATTGATTTTAATACTCTGACAGGAAAATATGCAATAGACTGGAGTGAGGATACCAGGTATGGCGGAATGCACATGAATTCGTACGGTGCCAGAAAAGTTACTGCGTACCTTGGAAAGTATCTCACATCCAACTATACATTTGAGAATAAGCAGAATGACATAGAGTACGCAAACTGGAATAAGGAGTATGCGGAGTATAGAAGCTATATGTTGAAGAAGAAAATATATATAGAAGTTGACAGTGATGATGTTCAGGAGCCGGGGAATGCAGGCGAGGGGGAGTGA
- a CDS encoding glycoside hydrolase family 32 protein has translation MEIFRKMSFADSTGDAIPFYHEGKYHIFSLTSPPGTTVYPARLRTTWSHSVSEDLVHWEELPTALYPGEGDEPDASGVWTGSVIYGEGRYHAFYTGYCLTAEYQQTICHATSEDGITWVKDAANPVITPMIELYEKLDWRDPYVFYNEEDKCYWILISARRLDMPITRRGCIVLYRSKDLVNWEYYGPIYSPGHTNCPECPEMYKMGDNWYLSYSRFSEYVNTIYRVAKSPFGPWRKPKKDGIGGRRFYAAKSMQDDDGRRFYFGWAHDRADRSDRGEWYWGGTFCVPHEVVATEDGGLDVKLPKEYEHVFEKHVDWDYIPVLGNAELHGDRLVEMDSVSTCTYGFLGHSEESYMLKCKIMPREVYDHFGILLKSDKEASGCLLLEFDVAMQRVSLVNLPMGVDPFWVQSCQSVPPATEPGPDGVRVCEKTFDITEGSEIDVKIIVDHDMVEVFVGEQVAFTYRIYAKPEFETGLLAQDARVEFYDIEITGK, from the coding sequence ATGGAGATTTTTAGAAAGATGTCCTTCGCGGATTCCACGGGAGATGCAATACCTTTCTACCACGAGGGCAAATATCATATATTCTCACTGACTTCCCCTCCGGGAACAACAGTGTACCCGGCAAGACTTAGAACCACATGGAGCCACAGTGTATCAGAGGATCTGGTACACTGGGAGGAGCTTCCTACAGCACTCTATCCGGGTGAGGGCGACGAGCCGGATGCATCAGGAGTGTGGACAGGCTCAGTTATATACGGCGAGGGCAGATACCATGCATTCTATACAGGCTACTGCCTCACTGCAGAGTATCAGCAGACCATATGTCATGCAACAAGTGAGGATGGAATCACATGGGTGAAGGATGCTGCCAATCCGGTCATCACACCTATGATAGAGCTTTACGAGAAACTTGACTGGAGAGATCCATATGTCTTCTATAATGAGGAGGACAAATGCTACTGGATCCTCATTTCAGCTAGAAGACTGGATATGCCGATAACCAGAAGGGGCTGTATAGTTCTCTACAGATCAAAGGATCTTGTCAACTGGGAATATTACGGACCGATATATTCACCGGGACACACAAACTGTCCTGAGTGCCCTGAGATGTACAAGATGGGAGATAACTGGTATCTCTCATACTCACGATTCTCAGAATATGTAAACACAATATACAGAGTAGCAAAGTCTCCATTTGGACCTTGGAGAAAGCCAAAGAAGGACGGCATAGGCGGAAGAAGATTCTACGCAGCCAAGTCCATGCAGGATGATGACGGCAGACGTTTCTACTTCGGTTGGGCTCACGACAGAGCAGACAGAAGTGACAGAGGCGAATGGTACTGGGGCGGAACCTTCTGTGTGCCACATGAGGTTGTTGCCACTGAGGATGGTGGACTTGATGTAAAGCTTCCAAAGGAATATGAGCATGTATTTGAGAAACATGTAGATTGGGATTACATTCCGGTCCTTGGAAATGCAGAGCTTCACGGAGACAGACTGGTTGAGATGGATTCAGTCAGCACATGTACATACGGTTTCCTTGGACACAGCGAGGAGAGCTATATGCTGAAGTGCAAGATCATGCCTAGAGAGGTGTATGACCATTTTGGAATATTACTCAAGTCAGATAAAGAGGCAAGCGGATGCCTGCTCCTTGAGTTCGATGTGGCTATGCAGAGAGTGTCACTGGTAAATCTTCCTATGGGAGTTGATCCATTCTGGGTTCAGTCCTGCCAGTCTGTACCTCCGGCAACTGAGCCGGGTCCTGATGGAGTCAGAGTGTGCGAGAAGACATTTGACATAACAGAGGGCAGCGAGATAGATGTAAAGATCATAGTTGACCACGATATGGTGGAGGTATTTGTCGGAGAACAGGTTGCGTTCACATACAGGATCTATGCAAAGCCTGAGTTTGAGACAGGACTTTTGGCACAGGATGCCAGAGTAGAATTCTATGACATAGAGATCACAGGAAAGTAA
- a CDS encoding AMP-binding protein, with product MKNILEFIENSAARYPDKLAVADENGGLTYSQLESFSRKIGAWILAEIKGVRNKAIAVLLDKKPESVAAYMGVVYSGNFYVVLDAEMPKQRAESILAALRPAAILTDDLHVELAKDVAYAVKKMAEPQEAVAVSKEGERNCCIDEIKVLDLDEMDVDADQSGLDGVRARMIDTDPVYALFTSGSTGVPKGAVVSHSNIIAYIDWYTEAFGIDENTVFGSQTPFYFSMSVSDLYSTLKNGATLYIIPKVYFTFPMKLMEFLNTYKINTIYWVPSALQIVANYKMFQYAKLPELKKVLFAGEVMPTRPLNYWRENLPDAMYANLFGPTETTDICTYYVVNREFADDEPLPMGHACNNCDVFVLGEDGKEVSPEVDPETGFSCEGELYARGSFVALGYYGNAEKTKEAFVQNPLNPNYPELVYKTGDLVKYNKYGELVYVCRKDYQIKHMGYRIELGEIEAAAGAIEGIRSYACIYDDAADKILFIYEGKKKDDAELLNAFKARVPHYMEPNRFIRITSMPHNANGKIDRKKLKAEYAQGK from the coding sequence TTGAAAAATATACTTGAATTTATAGAGAATTCAGCAGCGAGATATCCTGATAAGCTGGCGGTTGCGGATGAGAATGGTGGCCTGACATACAGCCAGCTGGAGAGCTTTTCAAGAAAGATAGGCGCATGGATATTGGCGGAGATCAAGGGCGTGAGAAATAAAGCTATAGCTGTGCTGTTGGACAAGAAACCAGAGAGTGTGGCGGCGTACATGGGAGTTGTCTACAGCGGTAACTTTTATGTGGTGCTCGATGCAGAGATGCCAAAGCAGAGAGCGGAGTCCATACTTGCAGCTTTAAGACCGGCAGCGATATTGACGGATGATCTTCATGTGGAGCTTGCGAAGGACGTCGCATATGCAGTGAAGAAGATGGCAGAGCCACAGGAAGCGGTGGCTGTTTCCAAAGAAGGAGAACGAAACTGCTGCATTGATGAGATCAAAGTGTTAGATCTTGATGAGATGGATGTTGACGCGGATCAGAGCGGGCTGGACGGTGTAAGAGCCAGGATGATAGACACTGATCCGGTGTATGCGCTTTTCACATCGGGATCAACAGGAGTTCCAAAGGGCGCTGTGGTATCACACTCAAATATCATTGCTTACATAGACTGGTACACAGAGGCATTTGGCATAGATGAAAATACAGTGTTTGGAAGCCAGACACCGTTTTATTTCAGCATGTCGGTATCTGATCTATACAGCACACTGAAAAATGGAGCGACACTGTATATCATACCAAAGGTATATTTCACCTTCCCTATGAAACTGATGGAGTTCTTGAACACCTATAAGATAAACACGATATATTGGGTGCCTTCGGCTCTGCAGATCGTTGCAAATTATAAGATGTTCCAATATGCAAAACTGCCGGAGCTCAAGAAGGTTCTGTTTGCCGGAGAGGTCATGCCGACAAGACCTTTAAATTACTGGAGAGAGAATCTGCCGGATGCTATGTACGCAAATCTGTTCGGACCTACAGAGACAACAGACATATGCACATACTATGTCGTGAACAGGGAATTTGCGGATGATGAGCCGCTTCCAATGGGGCATGCATGCAACAACTGCGATGTGTTTGTCCTTGGCGAAGATGGAAAAGAGGTGTCACCGGAGGTGGATCCCGAGACCGGCTTCAGCTGCGAAGGAGAGCTCTACGCGAGAGGTTCATTTGTGGCACTTGGGTATTATGGAAATGCAGAGAAGACGAAGGAGGCATTTGTCCAGAATCCGCTCAATCCGAATTATCCAGAATTGGTGTACAAGACTGGTGATCTGGTGAAGTACAACAAATATGGCGAGCTTGTGTATGTGTGCCGCAAGGATTATCAGATTAAGCACATGGGATATCGTATAGAGCTTGGAGAGATAGAGGCTGCGGCGGGAGCCATAGAAGGAATCAGGAGTTATGCATGTATCTACGATGATGCGGCGGACAAGATTCTGTTCATATATGAAGGAAAGAAGAAGGACGATGCTGAACTGCTAAATGCGTTTAAGGCGAGGGTTCCGCACTACATGGAGCCGAACCGATTCATAAGGATCACGAGCATGCCACACAATGCAAATGGCAAGATTGACAGAAAGAAGCTGAAGGCGGAATACGCGCAGGGTAAATAG
- a CDS encoding MBOAT family O-acyltransferase: MSYTSISYLVFILLGCFIVYNIVPIKHRWKVLLTFSYLFYFINSGKYILFILFGSLTIYIGGLLINKIDDGYNMARKALPKENKKEYKALVGWQKKCICVCVVLVNVGILVFLKYSVFFGQVFTDILGLIHINIENPMYQRMMPLGISFYTLSAVSYIVDVYRGKYRASDSFGKVALFLAFFPHIVEGPIARFDLVADQMYEGHKFSYENMTMGLQLILWGFFKKIVIADRANMYVNQIFNNYSDYTGLPVVCGMLLYTLQLYAEFSGCMDIVRGSAQMFGIGLSENFNQPFISKTVSEFWRRWHMTLGSWFKDYVFYSVSLSKPFVKLSKKTREHMNAFFATFVPMSVAMFIVWFGTGIWHGASWKYVMYGLYYWAIMIIGLLTEPFFKKLYDKMHVDRQGKIYRLLQVVRTFLFVNVGMLMFRADDLTAFGHMFVSMFKGFTFADLTNGTLLGIKLDMADFAVLMAGALILFLVGLYKEKGHQIRAELASKNIVLRWAVYYVLLFSVIILGAYGKGYEVAGFIYAQF; the protein is encoded by the coding sequence ATGTCATATACGTCGATATCATATCTGGTATTTATATTGCTGGGCTGCTTTATAGTCTACAATATAGTGCCGATCAAACACAGATGGAAGGTGCTGCTTACATTCAGTTATCTGTTTTATTTTATCAACTCAGGAAAATACATTTTGTTTATCCTGTTTGGCTCTCTGACAATATACATTGGCGGACTGCTGATTAACAAGATAGATGATGGCTACAATATGGCGCGCAAGGCACTTCCGAAGGAGAATAAAAAAGAGTACAAGGCACTGGTAGGATGGCAGAAGAAATGTATATGTGTGTGTGTTGTGCTTGTGAATGTGGGCATATTGGTATTTTTGAAATACTCTGTTTTCTTTGGACAGGTGTTCACGGACATTTTGGGACTTATACATATAAATATTGAGAATCCCATGTATCAGAGGATGATGCCTCTAGGAATATCATTTTATACTCTGTCTGCAGTAAGCTACATTGTTGATGTATACAGGGGCAAATACAGAGCCTCGGACAGTTTTGGCAAGGTGGCTCTGTTCCTGGCATTTTTCCCTCATATAGTTGAGGGTCCTATAGCAAGATTTGACCTGGTGGCTGACCAGATGTATGAGGGGCACAAGTTCAGTTATGAGAACATGACGATGGGACTTCAGCTCATACTGTGGGGATTTTTTAAGAAGATAGTGATTGCGGACCGTGCAAATATGTACGTCAACCAGATCTTTAACAATTACAGTGATTACACAGGACTTCCTGTCGTATGCGGAATGCTTCTCTACACACTTCAGCTCTACGCAGAGTTTTCCGGATGCATGGATATTGTGAGAGGAAGTGCCCAGATGTTTGGAATTGGACTTTCTGAGAACTTTAACCAGCCATTTATATCAAAGACGGTGAGCGAGTTTTGGAGAAGATGGCATATGACGCTGGGCTCATGGTTCAAGGATTATGTATTTTATTCTGTATCCCTATCGAAGCCGTTTGTAAAGCTCAGCAAGAAGACAAGGGAACATATGAATGCGTTCTTCGCGACATTTGTCCCTATGTCTGTTGCGATGTTTATCGTCTGGTTTGGAACGGGAATATGGCACGGCGCAAGCTGGAAATATGTAATGTATGGTCTTTATTATTGGGCGATTATGATTATCGGACTGCTTACCGAGCCGTTTTTCAAAAAGCTTTATGATAAAATGCATGTGGACAGGCAGGGAAAGATATACAGGCTGCTTCAGGTTGTTAGAACTTTCCTGTTTGTAAATGTTGGAATGCTCATGTTTAGGGCGGATGATCTGACAGCATTTGGGCATATGTTTGTGTCAATGTTCAAGGGATTTACATTTGCAGATCTTACAAATGGAACATTGCTTGGAATAAAGCTTGACATGGCTGATTTCGCAGTGCTGATGGCGGGAGCGCTCATACTGTTCCTGGTTGGACTTTACAAGGAGAAAGGACATCAGATAAGAGCGGAGCTTGCATCGAAGAATATAGTCCTCAGATGGGCAGTATATTATGTGCTGCTATTTTCTGTGATAATACTTGGCGCATATGGAAAGGGCTACGAGGTGGCAGGATTCATATATGCCCAGTTCTAG
- a CDS encoding ABC transporter permease has translation MGETKKNSKATSILKNNPLTSIVKGNIGIIVVLIIMCVAVALATDKFLTTNNIISVLRQISINTYIALGMTLIIILGHIDLSVGSIVAMSGTLTVGFIVNQGLPLGVAIVAGLLVGTAAGFISGFIVANFKVPAFIITMAMMNIASGIAYVYTGGQSTRITNKLFIEIGTGYLFNVIPLPVVYMVVLIILFSFILSKTKFGTYIYAIGGNREAARLSGVPIKKIEIIVFTISGLLSAFAGLVLCSRMYSGQPSVGSGYELDAIAACVLGGTSMTGGKGRISGTVFGAMVIGIISNGLNLIGVSSYWQLIIKGLIIACAVLLDGQKGKLELLKKKKLAAN, from the coding sequence ATGGGCGAGACAAAGAAAAATTCAAAGGCAACTTCTATATTGAAGAACAATCCCCTGACATCGATCGTCAAGGGTAACATAGGAATCATAGTGGTTTTGATAATAATGTGTGTGGCCGTAGCACTTGCCACAGACAAATTCCTCACAACCAACAACATCATATCAGTGCTTAGACAGATATCTATCAATACCTACATAGCACTTGGAATGACACTGATAATCATACTCGGACACATCGACTTGTCAGTTGGATCGATAGTAGCTATGTCGGGAACCCTGACCGTAGGATTTATAGTTAACCAGGGACTCCCTCTCGGAGTTGCCATAGTGGCAGGACTTCTGGTAGGTACAGCAGCGGGCTTTATAAGTGGTTTTATAGTTGCTAACTTCAAGGTGCCTGCATTCATCATCACAATGGCAATGATGAACATAGCAAGTGGTATAGCTTATGTCTACACGGGTGGACAGTCAACACGTATCACCAATAAGCTTTTCATCGAGATCGGAACAGGATACCTGTTCAATGTGATCCCACTTCCAGTAGTGTACATGGTAGTGCTCATCATATTATTCAGTTTTATCCTTAGCAAGACAAAATTCGGAACATATATATATGCGATAGGCGGTAACCGTGAGGCTGCAAGACTCTCAGGTGTACCTATCAAGAAGATAGAGATCATAGTATTTACAATATCAGGACTTCTCTCAGCATTTGCAGGACTTGTACTTTGTTCAAGAATGTACTCAGGACAGCCTTCAGTCGGCAGCGGATATGAGCTTGATGCCATCGCAGCCTGTGTACTTGGAGGAACGTCCATGACAGGTGGTAAGGGAAGAATCAGCGGAACAGTATTTGGTGCCATGGTCATCGGAATCATCTCAAATGGACTTAACCTTATAGGAGTGTCATCATACTGGCAGCTCATCATCAAGGGTCTTATCATCGCATGTGCGGTACTCCTTGACGGACAGAAGGGCAAGCTTGAACTTCTCAAGAAGAAGAAACTTGCAGCAAACTAG
- a CDS encoding acyl carrier protein, whose translation MEELLKILNDVKPGVDYENETDLIGHGVLDSITMVTLVLQLSDEFDVDITPVDITPENFKTVQTIYDMIKRLEDE comes from the coding sequence ATGGAAGAATTATTAAAGATTTTAAATGACGTTAAGCCTGGTGTTGATTATGAGAATGAGACAGACCTTATAGGACACGGTGTTCTGGATTCCATCACGATGGTAACTCTGGTACTCCAGCTCAGCGATGAATTTGACGTTGATATCACACCTGTCGACATCACACCTGAGAACTTCAAGACGGTTCAGACTATCTACGATATGATAAAGAGACTTGAAGATGAGTAG
- a CDS encoding carbohydrate kinase family protein produces MEKKYDVVALGEFLIDFTPAGNTDSGMKLFEQNPGGAPVNMLTAAGKAGLKTAFIGKVGDDMHGNFLIETAKQAGIETKGIVVDDTVFTTLAFVTLDENGEREFSFARKPGADTMLCYKEIDTELIRDTKVFHIGSLSLTDEPARTTTFQAVKEAKKYGAVISYDPNYRAPLWDSRENAMERMKSILPFVDIMKLSDEETSLLTPFADPEEAAEYLLGSGVRLVAVTLGSEGVLICSRDGSRKVPGFASHVVDTTGAGDSFWGAFVSQLVRVGKRLEEFSIDELAEYARYGNAVASLCVEKRGGLRSIPEESEAMERLTLK; encoded by the coding sequence ATGGAAAAGAAATATGATGTTGTGGCACTTGGCGAATTCCTGATAGACTTTACACCTGCCGGAAACACTGATTCCGGGATGAAGCTCTTCGAGCAGAATCCCGGCGGTGCTCCGGTGAACATGCTAACAGCAGCCGGCAAGGCCGGGCTTAAGACCGCCTTTATAGGTAAGGTCGGAGATGACATGCACGGCAATTTCCTGATCGAGACCGCAAAACAGGCGGGGATAGAGACAAAAGGTATAGTAGTTGATGACACGGTATTTACCACATTGGCATTTGTCACTCTGGATGAGAACGGAGAGCGAGAATTTTCATTTGCCAGAAAGCCGGGAGCGGATACGATGCTCTGTTACAAGGAGATTGATACTGAGCTGATCAGGGATACAAAGGTGTTCCATATAGGTTCGCTGTCACTTACGGATGAACCGGCGAGGACAACTACATTCCAGGCGGTGAAGGAGGCAAAAAAATACGGCGCGGTTATATCGTATGATCCAAATTACAGAGCACCGCTGTGGGACAGCAGAGAAAATGCGATGGAGAGGATGAAGAGTATTCTTCCGTTCGTAGATATAATGAAACTCTCGGATGAGGAGACGTCACTTCTCACACCATTTGCCGATCCGGAAGAGGCAGCAGAGTATCTTCTGGGAAGCGGTGTCAGACTTGTTGCGGTAACCCTGGGAAGTGAGGGCGTGCTGATATGCAGCAGGGATGGCAGCCGAAAGGTTCCCGGATTTGCCAGCCATGTGGTGGATACGACGGGGGCTGGAGATTCATTCTGGGGAGCATTTGTATCACAGCTTGTCAGAGTGGGCAAGAGACTGGAGGAATTCAGTATAGATGAGCTTGCAGAGTATGCAAGATATGGAAATGCGGTGGCGAGCCTGTGCGTTGAAAAGCGCGGAGGACTCAGATCGATTCCGGAAGAGAGTGAGGCAATGGAAAGACTCACATTAAAATAG